The Burkholderia cepacia genome includes a region encoding these proteins:
- a CDS encoding DUF4148 domain-containing protein, with amino-acid sequence MKKTMIRAACIGILMMGAAAAAQAQASSQPLTRAQVRQELAEYQAAGYRPAIVSSPDYPQNVQAITQRVAQARADAASYGGNGHATVESGKRGAAPALDPSTYSHH; translated from the coding sequence ATGAAGAAGACGATGATACGCGCGGCTTGTATCGGCATCCTGATGATGGGTGCCGCTGCCGCGGCCCAAGCGCAGGCCTCATCCCAACCGCTGACGCGAGCCCAGGTTCGACAGGAACTGGCCGAATACCAAGCGGCAGGTTACCGGCCCGCCATCGTCAGCAGCCCCGACTATCCGCAGAACGTGCAGGCGATCACGCAGCGCGTCGCGCAAGCGCGCGCGGACGCCGCCAGCTACGGCGGCAACGGCCATGCGACGGTCGAATCCGGCAAGCGTGGCGCAGCGCCGGCGCTCGATCCGTCGACCTATTCACACCACTGA
- the gshA gene encoding glutamate--cysteine ligase has product MSNTMTHRQSELLLNRLEALSSGPTRQHLPDGLRGIEKESLRVTRDGMIAFTPHPRALGSALTHPALTTDYSEALIELITPAERDAAITLERLDDLHRYVYASLGDEMLWNDSMPGLLPADDQIPIADYGTSNIGRLKTVYRRGLAYRYGRTMQCIAGIHYNYSLHEEVWRRLHAEEGSTATLVDYQSERYLAQIRNFRRRSWLLMYLFGASPALDTKFLRGKPHKLDTFDADTLYLPYATSLRMSDLGYSNTTAQAALHVDYNTLPGYLDALSKAVSEPYPAYEAIGTHRDGEWIQINTNVLQIENEFYSTIRPKRVTYSGERPLHALASRGVQYIEVRCLDIDPFEPTGIALETARFIDAFLLACALDESPALDCPAYQEANANFGSVTMEGRKPGLTLQRDGAPVTLQAWADELMADIETVGRRLDEIRGGDEHARAIAAQRGKLADPERTPSARVLRTMREHGQSFLGFALAQSEAHAAHFRARPLPEADARAAAALAERSLAEQAELEAKEAGSFDAFVAAYRAYTLNRFSV; this is encoded by the coding sequence ATGTCGAACACCATGACTCACCGCCAGTCCGAACTGCTGCTGAATCGCCTCGAAGCACTGAGCTCGGGCCCGACGCGGCAGCATCTGCCCGACGGCCTGCGCGGCATCGAAAAGGAAAGCCTGCGCGTGACGCGCGACGGGATGATCGCGTTCACGCCGCATCCGCGCGCGCTCGGTTCGGCGCTCACGCATCCGGCGCTGACGACCGACTATTCCGAAGCGCTGATCGAACTGATCACGCCCGCGGAACGTGACGCCGCGATCACGCTCGAACGCCTCGACGATCTGCATCGCTATGTCTATGCGTCGCTCGGCGACGAGATGCTGTGGAACGACTCGATGCCGGGCCTGCTGCCGGCCGACGACCAGATCCCGATCGCCGACTACGGCACGTCGAACATCGGCCGCCTGAAGACGGTGTACCGGCGCGGCCTCGCGTATCGCTACGGCCGCACGATGCAGTGCATCGCGGGCATCCACTACAACTACTCGCTGCACGAGGAAGTGTGGCGGCGCCTGCACGCGGAAGAAGGGTCGACGGCCACGCTCGTCGATTACCAGTCGGAGCGCTATCTCGCGCAGATCCGCAACTTCCGCCGCCGCAGCTGGCTGCTGATGTACCTGTTCGGCGCATCTCCCGCGCTCGACACGAAGTTCCTGCGCGGCAAGCCGCACAAGCTCGACACGTTCGACGCCGATACGCTGTACCTGCCGTATGCGACGAGCCTGCGGATGAGCGATCTCGGCTACTCGAACACGACCGCCCAGGCCGCGCTGCACGTCGACTACAACACGCTGCCCGGCTATCTCGACGCGCTGTCGAAGGCCGTGAGCGAGCCATATCCGGCGTACGAGGCCATCGGCACGCATCGCGACGGCGAGTGGATCCAGATCAACACGAACGTGCTGCAGATCGAGAACGAGTTCTACTCGACGATCCGGCCGAAGCGCGTCACGTATTCGGGCGAGCGGCCGCTGCATGCGCTCGCGTCGCGCGGCGTGCAGTACATCGAGGTGCGTTGTCTCGACATCGACCCGTTCGAGCCGACCGGCATCGCACTGGAAACCGCGCGCTTCATCGATGCCTTCCTGCTCGCGTGCGCGCTCGACGAGAGTCCGGCGCTCGACTGCCCCGCGTACCAGGAAGCGAACGCGAACTTCGGCAGCGTGACGATGGAAGGGCGCAAGCCCGGGCTCACGCTGCAGCGCGACGGCGCGCCGGTCACGCTGCAGGCGTGGGCGGACGAACTGATGGCCGATATCGAAACCGTCGGCCGCCGTCTCGACGAAATCCGCGGCGGCGACGAGCATGCGCGCGCGATCGCCGCGCAGCGCGGGAAGCTCGCCGATCCGGAGCGCACGCCGTCCGCGCGCGTGCTGCGCACGATGCGCGAGCACGGGCAGTCGTTCCTGGGATTCGCGCTGGCGCAGAGCGAAGCGCATGCCGCGCATTTCCGCGCGCGGCCGCTTCCGGAGGCCGACGCGCGCGCCGCGGCGGCGCTCGCCGAGCGCTCGCTCGCCGAGCAGGCCGAGCTCGAAGCGAAGGAGGCCGGATCGTTCGACGCGTTCGTCGCAGCCTACCGCGCGTATACGTTGAACCGCTTCAGCGTCTGA
- a CDS encoding DNA-3-methyladenine glycosylase family protein has product MKVATPIATVNGGGVPSAVQLELRFNAPYDWARVLRFFSGRAIPGVEQVADGMYRRIVDLHGDAGRLTVERHPRKHCLVATVEGAVARHVDDAFAARVATMFDLGADPAAIGSGLARDPWFAPLVEAAPGLRVPGAWSGFELAVRAIVGQQVSVKAATTIVGRLVERAGERVVHDDGVHASNGAPAWRFPTPEALAACDLDRIGMPGKRVAALTGTARAVAAGDVPVDREHADLATLRGAWLDLPGIGPWTVEYIAMRAWRDPDAWPASDLVLMQSIAARDPALDRLASQKRRTEGWRPWRAYAALHLWNEVADRAGGARGG; this is encoded by the coding sequence TTGAAGGTCGCAACCCCCATCGCAACCGTGAACGGCGGCGGCGTGCCGTCGGCCGTGCAACTCGAGCTGCGCTTCAATGCGCCTTACGACTGGGCGCGCGTCCTGCGCTTCTTCAGCGGCCGCGCGATTCCGGGCGTCGAGCAGGTGGCGGACGGCATGTATCGCCGCATCGTCGACCTGCACGGCGACGCCGGCCGGCTCACCGTCGAGCGGCATCCGCGCAAGCATTGCCTGGTCGCGACGGTCGAAGGCGCGGTCGCGCGTCATGTCGACGACGCGTTCGCCGCGCGCGTCGCGACGATGTTCGACCTCGGCGCCGATCCGGCCGCGATCGGCAGCGGGCTGGCGCGCGATCCGTGGTTCGCGCCGCTCGTCGAGGCCGCACCGGGGCTGCGCGTGCCGGGTGCGTGGTCGGGGTTCGAGTTGGCCGTGCGCGCGATCGTCGGCCAGCAGGTGAGCGTGAAGGCCGCGACGACGATCGTCGGCCGGCTCGTCGAGCGCGCGGGCGAGCGCGTCGTGCACGACGACGGCGTGCACGCATCGAACGGTGCGCCCGCATGGCGTTTTCCGACACCGGAGGCGCTGGCCGCCTGCGATCTCGACCGAATCGGGATGCCCGGCAAGCGGGTGGCGGCACTGACGGGCACGGCGCGCGCGGTGGCGGCCGGCGACGTGCCGGTCGATCGCGAGCACGCCGATCTCGCGACGCTGCGCGGTGCGTGGCTCGACCTGCCCGGCATCGGCCCGTGGACCGTCGAATACATCGCGATGCGCGCGTGGCGCGATCCGGATGCCTGGCCGGCCTCCGATCTCGTGCTGATGCAGTCGATCGCCGCGCGCGATCCGGCGCTCGACCGGCTCGCGAGCCAGAAGCGTCGCACCGAAGGCTGGCGGCCATGGCGCGCGTACGCGGCGCTGCATTTGTGGAACGAAGTGGCCGACCGGGCGGGCGGCGCGCGCGGCGGATAG
- the ada gene encoding bifunctional DNA-binding transcriptional regulator/O6-methylguanine-DNA methyltransferase Ada, with product MKTAYPTDDARWGAVTERDPHADGAFFYAVSTTGVFCRPTCASRLPRRENVSFFADPAAARAAGFRPCKRCQPEGLPRELEIVNRACAVLDAHAERLTLQQLSDAVHVSPFHLQRLFKRVVGVSPRQYQAAQRGAALRQALQSGQPVTQAAVDAGFNSPSRLYASVPRELGMAPSAFRRQGAGLRIDYATASTSLGTVLVAATGQGICRIAFGDEPAALVGELKDAFARAELVEASARLAPFVAQIRAYLDGTRHAFDLPLDIAPTAFQQRVWEALTHIPYGETRSYSEIAEALGAPRAVRAVASACASNPVALAIPCHRVVQKGGALAGYRWGVRRKATLLAAEAHHAHDAHDEPADVAVAEGSAA from the coding sequence ATGAAAACCGCCTATCCGACCGATGATGCCCGCTGGGGCGCCGTGACCGAGCGCGATCCGCATGCGGACGGCGCGTTCTTCTACGCCGTGAGCACGACCGGCGTGTTCTGCCGTCCGACCTGTGCGTCGCGGCTGCCGCGTCGCGAAAATGTGTCCTTCTTCGCCGATCCGGCCGCCGCGCGCGCGGCCGGCTTCCGGCCCTGCAAGCGCTGCCAGCCGGAAGGGCTGCCGCGCGAGCTCGAGATCGTCAACCGCGCGTGCGCGGTGCTCGACGCGCATGCCGAGCGGCTCACGCTGCAGCAGCTGAGCGACGCCGTGCACGTGAGCCCGTTTCATCTTCAGCGGCTCTTCAAGCGGGTGGTCGGCGTGTCGCCGCGGCAGTACCAGGCCGCGCAGCGCGGCGCCGCGCTGCGGCAGGCGCTGCAAAGCGGGCAGCCGGTCACGCAGGCGGCCGTCGACGCGGGTTTCAACTCGCCGTCGCGACTCTATGCGTCGGTGCCGCGCGAGCTCGGGATGGCGCCGTCGGCGTTTCGCCGCCAGGGCGCCGGCCTGCGGATCGACTATGCGACCGCGTCGACGTCGCTCGGCACGGTGCTCGTCGCGGCGACCGGGCAGGGCATCTGCCGGATCGCGTTCGGCGACGAACCGGCCGCGCTCGTCGGCGAGCTGAAGGATGCATTCGCGCGCGCCGAGCTGGTCGAGGCGTCGGCACGGCTCGCGCCGTTCGTCGCGCAGATCCGCGCGTACCTGGACGGCACCCGGCACGCGTTCGACCTGCCGCTCGACATCGCGCCGACTGCCTTCCAGCAGCGTGTGTGGGAAGCGTTGACGCATATTCCGTACGGCGAAACACGCAGCTACTCGGAGATCGCCGAGGCGCTGGGCGCGCCGCGCGCGGTGCGTGCCGTCGCGTCCGCGTGCGCGTCGAATCCGGTCGCGCTCGCGATCCCGTGCCACCGCGTCGTCCAAAAGGGCGGCGCGCTGGCCGGGTATCGTTGGGGCGTGCGTCGCAAGGCGACGCTGCTCGCCGCCGAGGCACACCATGCGCACGATGCGCACGATGAACCGGCCGACGTCGCCGTCGCGGAGGGCAGCGCAGCTTGA
- a CDS encoding VOC family protein: protein MKPILRAIDHIVLRVTDMAAMTRFYCDAVGCHVEKEQPDLGLVQLRAGDALIDLLSVGGPIDRPDSGPPGTGRNLDHLCLRVEPFDPQALAAHFAAHGARPGAPAERYGAGGYGPSIYLFDPEGNMLEFKGPPAAIG from the coding sequence ATGAAACCGATCCTCCGCGCGATCGATCACATCGTGCTGCGCGTGACCGACATGGCCGCGATGACACGCTTTTACTGCGACGCCGTCGGCTGCCATGTGGAAAAGGAACAGCCCGACCTGGGCCTCGTGCAGCTCCGCGCCGGCGACGCGCTGATCGACCTGCTGTCCGTCGGCGGCCCGATCGACCGCCCCGACAGCGGCCCGCCCGGCACGGGGCGCAATCTCGATCACCTGTGCCTGCGCGTCGAGCCGTTCGACCCGCAGGCGCTCGCCGCGCATTTCGCCGCGCATGGCGCACGGCCGGGCGCGCCCGCGGAACGCTACGGCGCCGGCGGCTACGGGCCGTCGATCTACCTGTTCGACCCGGAAGGCAACATGCTCGAATTCAAGGGGCCGCCGGCCGCGATCGGCTGA
- a CDS encoding YaeQ family protein, with protein sequence MALKSTIYKAELQIADMDRHYYADHALTVARHPSETDDRMMVRIVAFALFAHERLEFCKGLSDVDEPDLWQKDLTGAIDVWIEAGQPDERRISKAAGRAGQVTVIAYGGKTSDIWWQGVRSKVERLRNVQVLSLADGVAAALGRLAQRSMRLQCTVQDGTAWISSADHDPVAVEWTVLKARADA encoded by the coding sequence ATGGCGCTGAAATCCACGATCTACAAAGCCGAACTGCAAATCGCCGACATGGATCGGCATTACTACGCCGATCACGCGCTGACGGTGGCGCGCCATCCGTCGGAAACCGACGACCGGATGATGGTGCGCATCGTCGCGTTCGCGCTGTTCGCGCACGAGCGGCTCGAATTCTGCAAGGGGCTGTCGGACGTCGACGAGCCCGATCTGTGGCAGAAGGACCTGACGGGCGCGATCGACGTCTGGATCGAAGCCGGCCAGCCCGACGAGCGGCGCATCTCGAAGGCGGCCGGCCGCGCCGGGCAGGTCACCGTGATCGCGTACGGCGGCAAGACGTCGGATATCTGGTGGCAGGGCGTGCGCAGCAAGGTCGAGCGGCTGCGCAACGTGCAGGTGCTGTCGCTGGCCGACGGCGTCGCGGCCGCGCTCGGGCGGCTCGCGCAGCGCTCGATGCGCCTGCAGTGCACGGTGCAGGACGGCACCGCGTGGATCTCGAGCGCCGACCACGATCCGGTCGCGGTCGAGTGGACGGTGCTGAAGGCGCGCGCGGACGCATGA
- the sap1 gene encoding surface attachment protein Sap1, translating into MMKRTGVFVALVGAFAVVSIAQAGGDSAVKPAQEIQLTKNAWGCLSKDNLDSVLSHERDGKSQAKQQYFDDYRCLSVPEGQRFRVVSVDQGDVQFVSADNSDQQGLWTDSRFVKQ; encoded by the coding sequence ATGATGAAACGAACCGGTGTGTTTGTTGCGCTTGTCGGTGCATTTGCCGTGGTGTCGATTGCCCAGGCGGGCGGCGATTCGGCCGTCAAGCCGGCGCAGGAAATCCAGTTGACGAAGAACGCATGGGGCTGCCTGTCGAAAGACAATCTGGACTCCGTACTGAGTCACGAACGTGACGGCAAGTCGCAGGCGAAGCAGCAATACTTCGACGACTACCGTTGCCTGTCGGTGCCGGAAGGCCAGCGTTTCCGCGTCGTGTCGGTCGACCAGGGCGACGTGCAGTTCGTCAGCGCCGACAACAGCGACCAGCAGGGTCTCTGGACCGATTCGCGCTTCGTCAAGCAATAA
- the speG gene encoding spermidine N1-acetyltransferase yields the protein MQLQNDTNTLALRPLERQDLRFVHELNNDAKIMRYWFEEPYETFSELSQLYDRHVHDQRERRFVAVDAQGELVGLVELIELDYIHRRGEFQIIIAPQCQGRGYAGQATRLAIEYAFKVLNMRKLYLIVDTSNAAAIHVYEKCGFRREAELIEEFFGNGAYHNAYRMCQFQSDYFERLRAA from the coding sequence ATGCAACTCCAGAACGATACCAACACGCTCGCGCTGCGGCCGCTGGAGCGCCAGGACCTGCGCTTCGTCCACGAGCTGAACAACGACGCAAAGATCATGCGCTACTGGTTCGAGGAGCCGTACGAAACCTTCTCGGAACTGTCGCAACTGTACGACCGCCACGTGCACGACCAGCGCGAGCGCCGTTTCGTCGCGGTCGACGCGCAAGGCGAACTGGTCGGCCTCGTCGAGCTGATCGAGCTCGACTACATCCATCGCCGCGGCGAGTTCCAGATCATCATCGCGCCGCAATGCCAGGGGCGCGGTTACGCGGGCCAGGCGACGCGCCTCGCGATCGAGTACGCGTTCAAGGTGCTGAACATGCGCAAGCTGTACCTGATCGTCGACACGTCGAATGCGGCGGCGATTCACGTGTACGAGAAATGCGGGTTCCGGCGTGAAGCGGAATTGATCGAGGAATTTTTCGGCAACGGCGCGTATCACAACGCTTACCGGATGTGCCAGTTCCAGAGCGATTATTTCGAGCGGCTGCGCGCGGCCTGA
- a CDS encoding DUF2795 domain-containing protein, producing MNDTPSPRKPDIPHETIDLQIADVLAAVRYPANKDAIVDAARDAGASNEVLSMLDGLPEQDYADVDAVTHWVAGNFGPGLGV from the coding sequence GTGAACGACACCCCTTCCCCCCGCAAGCCGGATATCCCGCACGAGACGATCGACCTGCAGATCGCCGACGTGCTGGCGGCCGTCCGCTACCCGGCCAACAAGGATGCGATCGTCGATGCCGCGCGCGACGCGGGCGCCAGCAACGAAGTGCTGTCGATGCTCGACGGCCTGCCCGAACAGGACTATGCGGACGTCGACGCCGTCACGCACTGGGTTGCCGGCAACTTCGGTCCCGGCCTCGGGGTTTGA
- a CDS encoding GGDEF domain-containing protein: MEGILIQHTTRRQLWFGALTALVIVLALGIAAPHANVALPAVEPFMPMCALTVFTTASIAAFFLGAQFTVTRQPVLGALGGAYAFTALAVALQLLTFPGVFAPHGLFGAQPQSAAWMWIFWHAGFPSFVLLALFARERMARKAISAQRMRGWTLALIGGPAATAALLCLFALNVSLPPAFHPPGDAAVLPVNAVALVVWLLNALALVAVLATGRLRTTLDLWLAIAVLACLTDTTLNLMSTHRFTVGWYLARVFSMFTPGVLVCVLAWEVTMLYQRLFEAHATLIRSSARDGLTGAFNRMHFNDHFHTLFLQSRRQGEPLSLLMVDVDRFKSYNDAFGHVKGDACLIAVANALTGVVRRPADLVARYGGEEFAIVLPNTGARGARVVAEEAREAVLRLNLPTRGPAGRVSVSVGCATASPDELSMPDALIEAADAALYRAKDAGRNRIMTV, from the coding sequence ATGGAAGGCATCCTGATCCAGCACACGACTCGCCGTCAGCTCTGGTTCGGCGCATTGACGGCGCTCGTCATCGTGCTCGCGCTCGGGATCGCCGCGCCGCACGCGAACGTCGCGCTGCCCGCCGTCGAGCCGTTCATGCCGATGTGCGCGCTCACCGTGTTCACGACCGCGAGCATCGCGGCGTTCTTTCTCGGCGCGCAGTTCACCGTGACCCGCCAGCCGGTGCTCGGCGCGCTCGGCGGCGCCTACGCGTTCACCGCGCTCGCCGTCGCGCTGCAGCTGCTCACCTTTCCCGGCGTATTCGCGCCGCACGGGCTGTTCGGTGCGCAACCGCAAAGCGCCGCGTGGATGTGGATCTTCTGGCATGCGGGCTTTCCGTCCTTCGTATTGCTGGCGTTGTTCGCGCGCGAGCGCATGGCGCGCAAGGCGATCAGCGCGCAGCGCATGCGCGGGTGGACGCTCGCGCTGATCGGCGGGCCGGCGGCCACGGCCGCGCTGCTGTGCCTGTTCGCGCTGAACGTGTCGCTGCCGCCGGCGTTTCATCCGCCGGGCGACGCGGCCGTGCTGCCCGTCAACGCCGTCGCGCTGGTCGTGTGGCTGCTCAATGCGCTGGCGCTCGTCGCCGTGCTGGCCACCGGCCGGCTGCGCACGACCCTCGACCTGTGGCTCGCGATCGCGGTGCTCGCGTGCCTCACCGACACCACGCTGAACCTGATGAGCACCCATCGCTTCACGGTCGGCTGGTATCTCGCGCGCGTGTTCAGCATGTTCACGCCGGGGGTGCTCGTGTGCGTGCTCGCGTGGGAAGTGACGATGCTGTACCAACGGCTGTTCGAGGCGCACGCGACGCTGATCCGTTCGTCCGCGCGCGACGGCCTGACGGGCGCGTTCAACCGCATGCACTTCAACGATCATTTCCATACGCTGTTCCTGCAGTCGCGCCGACAAGGCGAACCGCTGTCGCTGCTGATGGTCGACGTCGACCGCTTCAAGTCGTACAACGACGCGTTCGGTCACGTGAAGGGCGACGCGTGCCTGATCGCCGTCGCGAATGCGCTGACGGGCGTCGTGCGCCGGCCCGCTGATCTCGTCGCGCGCTACGGCGGCGAGGAGTTCGCGATCGTGCTGCCGAACACGGGCGCGCGCGGCGCGCGGGTGGTCGCCGAGGAAGCGCGCGAGGCGGTGCTGCGGCTCAATTTGCCGACGCGCGGGCCGGCCGGGCGCGTGTCGGTCAGCGTCGGCTGCGCGACGGCGTCACCCGACGAACTGTCGATGCCGGACGCGCTGATCGAGGCAGCCGACGCCGCGCTGTATCGCGCGAAGGATGCCGGGCGCAACCGGATCATGACGGTGTGA
- the mnmE gene encoding tRNA uridine-5-carboxymethylaminomethyl(34) synthesis GTPase MnmE: MLATDSDPIVAIATAAGRGGIGVVRVSFGRGGEAAALPLIDALCGQKLAPRHASYVPFLDEHGAPLDRGIALYFPAPHSYTGEHVLELQGHGGPIVMQLLLQRCLDAGRGFGLRLAEPGEFTRRAFLNDKLDLAQAEAVADLIEASTEAAARSAGRSLDGAFSRQIHALVDDVITLRMLVEATLDFPEEEIDFLEAADARGKLAKIRAQLAHVLGDARQGALLREGLSVVLAGQPNVGKSSLLNALAGAELAIVTPIAGTTRDKVAQTIQVEGIPLHIIDTAGLRETEDEVERIGIARTWSEIERADVVLHLLDSRTGMTADDETIAARFPGGVPVVRVLNKTDLTGVAACVEHPAAEGDLTEVHLSAKRGDGIDMLRAELLRIAGWQAGAEGVYLARERHLIALRAAQAHLAQAADHAEQRAQSLDLFAEELRLAQEQLNSITGEFTSDDLLGVIFSRFCIGK; the protein is encoded by the coding sequence ATGCTCGCTACCGATTCCGATCCGATCGTCGCCATTGCCACTGCTGCCGGCCGGGGGGGCATCGGGGTCGTCCGTGTCTCGTTCGGGCGCGGCGGCGAGGCGGCCGCGTTGCCGCTGATCGACGCGTTGTGCGGGCAGAAGCTCGCGCCGCGCCATGCGAGCTACGTGCCGTTCCTCGACGAGCACGGCGCGCCGCTCGACCGCGGGATCGCGCTGTATTTCCCGGCGCCGCATTCGTACACCGGCGAGCACGTGCTCGAGCTGCAGGGCCACGGCGGGCCGATCGTGATGCAGTTGCTGCTGCAGCGCTGCCTGGATGCGGGGCGCGGTTTCGGGCTGCGGCTCGCGGAGCCCGGCGAATTCACGCGACGCGCGTTTCTGAACGACAAGCTCGATCTCGCGCAGGCCGAGGCCGTCGCCGACCTGATCGAGGCGAGCACCGAAGCGGCGGCGCGTTCGGCCGGGCGCTCGCTCGACGGCGCGTTCTCGCGGCAGATCCACGCGCTCGTCGACGACGTGATCACGCTGCGGATGCTGGTCGAGGCGACGCTCGATTTTCCGGAAGAAGAGATCGATTTCCTGGAAGCGGCCGACGCGCGCGGCAAGCTCGCGAAGATTCGCGCGCAGCTCGCGCACGTGCTGGGTGATGCGCGGCAAGGCGCGTTGTTGCGCGAAGGATTGTCGGTCGTGCTCGCGGGGCAGCCGAACGTCGGCAAGTCGTCGCTGCTGAACGCGCTGGCCGGCGCGGAGCTGGCGATCGTCACGCCGATCGCGGGCACGACGCGCGACAAGGTCGCGCAGACGATCCAGGTCGAAGGGATTCCGCTGCACATCATCGATACGGCCGGGTTGCGCGAGACGGAGGACGAGGTCGAGCGGATCGGCATTGCGCGCACGTGGAGCGAGATCGAGCGTGCGGACGTCGTGCTGCATCTGCTGGATTCGCGCACCGGGATGACGGCGGATGACGAGACGATTGCCGCGCGGTTCCCGGGCGGCGTGCCGGTGGTACGCGTGCTGAACAAGACGGACCTGACCGGCGTGGCCGCGTGCGTCGAGCATCCGGCGGCGGAAGGCGACCTGACCGAGGTGCATCTGTCGGCGAAGCGCGGCGACGGGATCGACATGCTGCGCGCGGAGCTGCTGCGGATCGCCGGGTGGCAGGCGGGGGCGGAAGGCGTGTATCTCGCGCGGGAGCGGCATCTGATCGCGCTGCGGGCCGCGCAGGCGCATCTCGCGCAGGCGGCGGATCACGCGGAGCAACGCGCTCAGTCGCTCGATCTGTTTGCCGAGGAACTGCGGCTCGCGCAGGAGCAACTCAATTCGATTACCGGGGAGTTCACTTCGGATGATCTGCTGGGGGTGATTTTCAGCAGGTTTTGTATCGGGAAGTGA
- a CDS encoding transcriptional regulator: MPTSEEKAAFSERLKFALQRNPHKIVGATELANQFNLRHHGEHPVSPQTAHKWLTGRTIPTSDKLATLAEWLRVELHWLHYGPSPNGAAHSTPQPLPRDERYPPTPETIELASKIEALSPHHRYLVQELVEQFYGDATKR, translated from the coding sequence ATGCCGACATCCGAAGAAAAAGCCGCGTTCTCGGAACGCCTGAAATTCGCCCTGCAGCGCAACCCGCACAAGATCGTGGGCGCGACGGAGCTTGCCAACCAGTTCAATCTTCGACACCACGGCGAGCATCCGGTGTCGCCGCAAACCGCGCATAAGTGGCTGACGGGCCGCACGATTCCGACGTCGGACAAACTCGCCACGCTCGCCGAATGGCTGCGCGTCGAACTCCACTGGCTGCACTACGGCCCGTCGCCGAACGGTGCGGCGCATTCGACGCCGCAACCGCTGCCGCGCGACGAGCGCTATCCGCCGACGCCCGAGACGATCGAACTCGCGTCGAAGATCGAAGCGTTGTCGCCGCATCATCGCTACCTCGTGCAGGAACTGGTCGAGCAGTTCTACGGCGACGCGACGAAACGCTGA